One window from the genome of Aerosakkonema funiforme FACHB-1375 encodes:
- a CDS encoding glutathione S-transferase family protein yields the protein MTEFTLIIGNKNYSSWSLRPWLVLKHLGIEFTEIRIPLYTPTAKQEILRYSPNGKVPALLHKDLSVWESLSICEYLAECFPEANLWPIDRQARAIARSVSQEMHAGFANLRQHMSMNCRARLPGKGRQPGVAEDIQRIVSIWQDCRQKFESGGDFLFGHFTIADAMFAPVVSRFITYSVELDPVSSVYANTIWSLPAMQDWVKDAIAETERIEQYEF from the coding sequence ATGACAGAGTTTACTTTAATAATTGGCAACAAAAATTATTCTTCTTGGTCGCTCCGTCCTTGGTTAGTTCTCAAACACTTAGGCATTGAGTTTACGGAAATACGCATTCCCCTTTATACGCCGACCGCTAAACAAGAGATTTTGCGATATTCCCCAAACGGAAAAGTACCAGCTTTGCTGCACAAGGATCTGAGTGTGTGGGAATCATTATCAATTTGCGAATATCTAGCCGAATGTTTTCCAGAAGCCAATTTATGGCCAATCGATAGACAAGCAAGAGCGATCGCTCGTTCCGTTTCTCAAGAAATGCACGCAGGTTTTGCCAATCTCCGCCAGCATATGTCGATGAACTGTCGAGCCAGGTTGCCTGGAAAAGGCAGACAACCGGGAGTCGCAGAAGATATTCAACGCATTGTCAGTATCTGGCAAGATTGTCGGCAGAAGTTCGAGTCAGGCGGCGATTTTCTCTTCGGTCATTTTACGATCGCTGATGCCATGTTTGCTCCCGTTGTTTCCCGTTTTATTACTTACTCTGTCGAATTAGACCCCGTTTCTTCAGTTTATGCAAACACAATTTGGTCTTTACCAGCTATGCAAGATTGGGTCAAAGATGCGATTGCAGAAACAGAGCGAATTGAACAATATGAGTTTTAA